Proteins from one Xenopus tropicalis strain Nigerian chromosome 1, UCB_Xtro_10.0, whole genome shotgun sequence genomic window:
- the psat1 gene encoding phosphoserine aminotransferase (The RefSeq protein has 1 substitution compared to this genomic sequence), with protein MDITRDVLNFGAGPAKLPPSVLLEAQKELIDYRGLGISVLEMSHRSSDFTKIMNTTEVCLRELLDIPDNYKVLFLQGGGSGQFSAVPLNLIGLKDAKCADYVVTGAWSAKAAKEAEKYGKVNIVHPKLGSYTGIPDPCSWNLNPEASYVYYCANETVHGVEFQFVPEVKGTVLVCDMSSNFLSKPVDVSKFGVIFAGAQKNVGCAGVTVAIVREDLLGHSLKECPTVLDYKIQAGNGSLYNTPPCFSIYIMGLVLEWIKNNGGAAAMEKLSIIKSNMIYSIIDESNGLFVCPVEEKSRSKMNIPFRIGNINGDSDLEKQFLAKAVERGMMSLKGHRSVGGIRASLYNAVTVEDVQKLADFMKSFQESHQ; from the exons ATGGACATCACTAGGGATGTACTGAATTTCGGtgctggacctgccaagctcccGCCATCG GTTCTGCTTGAAGCACAGAAAGAACTGATTGACTACAGAGGACTTGGCATCAGTGTTCTAg AAATGAGCCATCGATCATCTGATTTTACAAAGATTATGAACACCACAGAAGTTTGCTTGCGTGAATTGTT GGATATTCCAGATACCTACAAGGTGCTTTTTCTTCAAGGAGGTGGAAGTGGACAATTTAGTGCAGTTCCCCTTAATCTTATTGGTTTAAAGGATGCCAAATGTGCGGATTATGTGGTTACTGGAGCTTGGTCTGCAAAGGCAGCGAAAGAGGCAGAGAAATATGGAAAAGTAAACATTGTTCATCCAAAGCTTGGAAGTTACACAG GGATTCCAGATCCATGCAGCTGGAATCTTAACCCAGAAGCTTCATACGTATATTACTGTGCAAATGAAACTGTTCATGGAGTGGAATTCCAGTTTGTTCCTGAGGTTAAGGGAACAGTTCTAGTCTGTGACATGTCCTCAAATTTCCTTTCTAAACCAGTTGATGTTTCTAAG TTTGGTGTAATTTTTGCTGGAGCTCAGAAAAACGTTGGCTGTGCAGGGGTGACAGTAGCCATTGTGCGAGAGGATTTGCTGGGTCACTCTCTAAAAGAATGCCCAACAGTTCTGGATTATAAAATCCAAGCAGGAAATGGTTCCTTGTACAATACACCTCCATGTTTCAG CATCTATATAATGGGACTGGTGCTCGAGTGGATTAAGAATAATGGAGGTGCTGCAGCTATGGAGAAATTAAGCATCATTAAATCTAATATGATTTACAGCATTATTGATGAATCCAATGGATTATTTGT ATGTCCAGTAGAAGAGAAGAGTAGAAGCAAAATGAATATTCCTTTCCGTATCGGAAATATCAATGGGGACAGTGATTTGGAAAAACAGTTTCTTGCCAAAGCTGTAGAACGTGGGATGATGTCTCTGAAAGGCCACAG GTCTGTGGGAGGCATAAGGGCTTCTCTGTACAATGCTGTTACTGTGGAAGATGTGCAGAAGCTTGCAGACTTTATGAAATCCTTTCAGGAATCACACCAGTAA